The following proteins are encoded in a genomic region of Amia ocellicauda isolate fAmiCal2 chromosome 6, fAmiCal2.hap1, whole genome shotgun sequence:
- the LOC136751354 gene encoding OX-2 membrane glycoprotein, translated as MTPVVKYVFWLLAMTANASSELVRTQRIVRAALGEAANLTCELTEPKDVLQVTWQRQNRQSAVNIATYNTRFGAKISDSYREHVSFSQVGLQKCSIAIRGVTREDEVCYNCLFNSYPDGAIRGMTCLSVYELYEPIFEVSTVPHHGSEHKVFLLTCSVTGRPPPTMSWSTERHDVIEDSQHYTVTNPNGTVTVTRNATIDVSRLTGKETLIKCIVEQPALESKKEIFRVIADGFTDSVHSRPYGDLSQQSVVPIIVVLLVVVLILSLVLVCTCMNTQRGNRKKVPTETSSGAACVKDRKQFPVEPQSNAVCQEPLMSKTPSKNNSSSGHHLLNGECCITISSVRKRTPFKNISRMMDSASSSCKCSTDDDDISSGIFMIPPSPLEKTLPKGNLYTYDKGLPNGKPDAYGSPVNERQHDKENISRTMDSASSSCKRVLF; from the exons ATGACTCCTGTggtaaaatatgtgttttggcTATTGGCAATGACAGCTAATG CTTCCTCAGAGCTGGTGAGAACACAGCGGATTGTCAGAGCAGCACTGGGAGAAGCAGCCAATCTCACCTGCGAGCTGACGGAGCCCAAAGATGTCCTGCAGGTTACATGGCAGAGGCAGAACAGACAGTCTGCTGTAAACATCGCCACTTATAATACTCGCTTTGGAGCTAAAATCTCTGACTCTTACAGGGAACATGTGAGTTTTTCCCAGGTGGGCCTGCAGAAATGCTCAATAGCCATCAGAGGAGTTACAAGAGAAGACGAGGTGTGCTACAACTGTTTATTTAACTCGTATCCTGATGGGGCCATCAGAGGAATGACCTGCCTTTCAGTCTATG AGCTATATGAGCCCATCTTTGAAGTGAGCACTGTGCCCCACCATGGCAGTGAACACAAAGTCTTTCTGCTGACCTGCTCTGTCACTGGCAGACCACCTCCCACCATGTCCTGGAGTACTGAGAGACACGATGTCATAGAGGATTCTCAGCACTACACTGTCACCAACCCCAATGGCACCGTTACTGTGACTAGAAATGCCACGATTGATGTGTCCAGACTGACAGGCAAGGAAACGCTGATAAAGTGCATAGTCGAGCAACCTGCTCTGGAAAGCAAGAAGGAGATTTTCAGAGTGATTGCAGATG GTTTCACTGATTCAGTGCATTCCAGACCATATGGTGATCTGAGCCAGCAGTCAG TTGTACCCATTATTGTTGTTCTACTGGTCGTGGTGTTAATCCTCTCTTTAGTATTGGTCTGTACATGTATGAATACACAAAGAGGAAACAG aAAGAAAGTGCCCACAGAAACATCCTCGGGAGCTGCATGTGTAAAAGACAG AAAGCAATTCCCTGTGGAGCCACAATCTAATGCTGTATGCCAAGAACCTTTAATGAGTAAAACACCATCCAAAAACAATAG TTcttctgggcatcatctgttgAATGGTGAATGTTGCATAACAATTTCTTCTGTGAGAAAGAGGacaccatttaaaaatat ATCCAGGATGATGGACTCGGCTTCTTCCAGTTGCAAATG TTctactgatgatgatgatatttcaAGTGGAATATTTATGATACCCCCTTCGCCTTTGGAGAAGACACTACCTAAAGGAAATCT CTACACTTatgacaaaggtttaccaaatGGAAAGCCTGATGCCTATGGCTCTCCTGTGAATGAGAGGCAACACGATAAAGAAAACAT ATCCAGGACGATGGACTCGGCTTCTTCCAGCTGTAAACG GGTATTGTTCTGA
- the LOC136751355 gene encoding OX-2 membrane glycoprotein isoform X2 codes for MVKKTKMLDGLLHRCSLICVSLMLVCRIQGKVITQKTVTASLNQPLTIRCNLTLSREESLRQIRWENRRNETVIIYTQDDPPEPDTTARQYISVAQPDASAITFNPLTANDAGCYKCIFNVYPTGTVRGETCITVTDVVKAEKNKTAIGGKMVKFKCTYGITQHVQQVLWKKINATGTWDIISYSKLGNVHPREGFRDRFTISRGLEETTLHIASVKPEDEACYSCQFHTYPEGTKKDISCLTVFVLPKPHINYKTTQPGVIEANCTAVGRPAPEILWNVEEDNRTLNTATFTEDRGDGTTQVIGTISVKASLLDDKSVKCIVHHRGLDSPIGVSMNTKIGKALTILITVTVVAVLLVMCLCVCLWRCFIRKDDD; via the exons ATGGTGAAGAAG ACTAAAATGCTCGATGGTTTGCTTCACCGATGCTCGCTCATCTGTGTATCGCTAATGCTGGTGTGCAGGATACAag GTAAAGTCATAACTCAAAAGACAGTAACTGCATCACTGAATCAACCACTTACCATACGATGCAATCTGACTTTGTCGCGGGAAGAGAGTCTGCGCCAGATCAGATGGGAGAATAGGAGGAATGAGACGGTAATCATTTACACCCAGGATGATCCTCCCGAGCCTGATACCACAGCTAGACAGTACATATCTGTGGCTCAGCCAGATGCCAGTGCCATTACTTTCAACCCTCTAACCGCAAACGATGCTGGCTGTTACAAGTGCATCTTTAACGTGTACCCCACTGGCACAGTTCGTGGGGAAACCTGCATAACTGTTACTG ATGTAGTGAAAGCAGAGAAGAACAAGACGGCTATAGGTGGGAAGATGGTGAAATTCAAGTGCACCTATGGAATAACCCAACACGTGCAACAGGtcctctggaaaaaaattaatgcCACTGGGACTTGGGACATTATTTCATATTCCAAGCTTGGCAACGTTCATCCCAGAGAGGGTTTCAGAGACCGCTTCACCATTAGCCGGGGGCTTGAGGAAACAACCCTTCACATCGCATCGGTCAAGCCAGAAGATGAAGCTTGCTACTCATGTCAATTCCACACCTATCCGGAAGGGACTAAGAAAGACATCAGCTGCCTTACGGTTTTTG tTTTGCCCAAACCCCATATAAACTACAAAACTACACAACCGGGGGTCATTGAAGCCAACTGTACAGCTGTGGGAAGGCCTGCTCCAGAGATTCTGTGGAATGTGGAGGAAGATAACCGAACCCTGAACACCGCCACTTTCACTGAAGACCGCGGTGATGGGACCACGCAAGTCATCGGTACCATCTCTGTAAAAGCCAGTTTACTGGATGACAAATCTGTCAAGTGCATAGTACACCACCGTGGTCTGGATTCACCCATCGGAGTGTCCATGAACACCAAAA